The sequence below is a genomic window from Elusimicrobiota bacterium.
TTGCAGCAAGAGTTTCACGGAATGCAAGGTTTTTCATCGCAGAATCTATGGTATATGCGCCAATTTTATGTGGAGTACTGCAATAAGGCAAATCTCCAACCACTGGTTGGAGAAATAAGCTGGGCCAAACATTTAATTATTATGGCTAAATGCAAGGATGATCTTGAACGTGAGTATTATATCAGAATGGCAAAGCGAATGGGCTGGACTAAGAATGTATTGATTCATCAGATTGAAAATCAAAGTTATGAAAAAACATTGCTGAATCAGACCAATTTCAATAAGGCGCTGCCTGCGCCGATTAAGCACCAGGCGAAACTTGCAGTCAAAGACGAATATACATTTGACTTCCTGGAACTTGGCGAAGAACACAGCGAGATGGAGCTTGAACGGGCATTGATTGCTAAAGTCAACCGTTTTCTCGTAGAAATGGGCGGGGCTTTTGCGTTCATGGGCAATCAATTTCGGCTTGAAATAGAAGGTGAAGAATATTTCATTGATATTCTGCTTTATCATCGCCGCTTAAAATGTATGGTGGCGGTTGAGCTCAAAATCGGAAAGTTTATACCGGAACATGTTGGGAAAATGCAGTTTTATTTAGCAGCATTGGACAGCACTCTGCGGGAAAAAGGCGAAAATCCATCTATAGGTATTATCCTGTGCAAAGAAAAGAAGAGAACGATTGTTGAATACGCCCTCAAAGTGAGCAATAAGCCAATAGCAGTAGCTAACTATCGTATAACACAGACCCTGCCGAAAAATCTTCAGAAGGAACTTCCGGCACCTGAGCAGATACGCAAACTTCTTGATGAGGTGGAGCGCAGATGAAACGGCTTATGTTGGTAAAAGGAGGCTTACATGAAAAGCATTAAAGGCACAAAGACAGAAAAAAATCTTCTGGCATCATTTGCAGGAGAATCACAGGCAAGGAACCGTTACACCTATTTCGCCTCGCAGGCGAAAAAAGAGGGCTATGAACAAATATCCTGGATTTTTTCAGATACTGCCGAGAATGAAAAAGAGCACGCAAAAAGGTTTTTTAAGTTTTTGGAAGGCGGGGATCTGGAAATTCAAGCAACATATCCGGCAGGAAAAATCGGGAATACTCTTGAAAACCTTAAAGCTGCTGCTGCTGGAGAAAATCTTGAACATACAAAGCTTTACCCGGAAGCTGCCAAGATTGCGGAAGAAGAGGGTTTTGATGAGGTTGCTGACTGCTTCAATAATATTTCAATTGCCGAAAGAGGCCATGAAAAAAGGTATTTGATTTTAGCGGAAAATATATCTAGAAATAAAACATTTAAAAAAGATAGTTCAGTAAAATGGCGCTGCAGAAACTGCGGTTATATCCACGAAGGCAAAGAAGCCCCTGAAGAATGTCCTGCGTGCCTGCATCCGAGAGCATACTACGAAATACATTGCGAGTGTCTGTAGAATCGGTTACATTAGAAAAGTTAAATCAAGAATCAAAAAT
It includes:
- a CDS encoding PDDEXK nuclease domain-containing protein, translated to MTKEIRKDEYLILFKDVKQRILSAQYDALKAVNKELINLYWDIGMMIVDRQKKHGWGKAVVETLAQDLQQEFHGMQGFSSQNLWYMRQFYVEYCNKANLQPLVGEISWAKHLIIMAKCKDDLEREYYIRMAKRMGWTKNVLIHQIENQSYEKTLLNQTNFNKALPAPIKHQAKLAVKDEYTFDFLELGEEHSEMELERALIAKVNRFLVEMGGAFAFMGNQFRLEIEGEEYFIDILLYHRRLKCMVAVELKIGKFIPEHVGKMQFYLAALDSTLREKGENPSIGIILCKEKKRTIVEYALKVSNKPIAVANYRITQTLPKNLQKELPAPEQIRKLLDEVERR
- a CDS encoding rubrerythrin family protein translates to MKSIKGTKTEKNLLASFAGESQARNRYTYFASQAKKEGYEQISWIFSDTAENEKEHAKRFFKFLEGGDLEIQATYPAGKIGNTLENLKAAAAGENLEHTKLYPEAAKIAEEEGFDEVADCFNNISIAERGHEKRYLILAENISRNKTFKKDSSVKWRCRNCGYIHEGKEAPEECPACLHPRAYYEIHCECL